In Nicotiana tabacum cultivar K326 chromosome 19, ASM71507v2, whole genome shotgun sequence, one DNA window encodes the following:
- the LOC142173470 gene encoding serine/threonine-protein phosphatase 7 long form homolog has product MWGFLRDHPLHPRIARRLQDIGFYRIVEIGRLQLDWSLITALIELWRPEMHTFYLPIGEATITLQDMEVLYGLPVDGHPVAFPNAIREYTGLHYMEMLQRLTGFQPPDETALVGASRLHLTPVRQHLEALHADITDDTPELYIHRYAGRAWAPSMTLLEFCRCYR; this is encoded by the exons ATGTGGGGCTTTCTCAGGGACCACCCTCTCCATCCCCGTATAGCCAGACGCCTCCAGGATATAGGCTTTTATAGGATTGTGGAGATCGGACGGCTGCAGCTGGATTGGTCGTTGATCACGGCCCTGATAGAGCTGTGGCGACCGGAGATGCACACATTCTAtttgcccattggcgaggccactatCACGCTTCAGGATATGGAGGTCCTATATGGGCTGCCCGTTGATGGACACCCTGTTGCCTTCCCGAATGCCATCAGAGAGTATACGGGTTTGCACTACATGGAGATGCTGCAGCGGCTCACCGGTTTCCAGCCACCGGATGAGACTGCATTGGTTGGGGCCAGTCGTCTGCATTTGACGCCCGTCCGGCAGCATTTGGAGGCATTGCACGCTGACATCACAGATGATACACCGGAGCTTTATATTCACCG ATAtgccgggcgagcatgggcacccagcaTGACGTTGCTGGAATTTTGCCGCTGCTACAGGTGA